The following DNA comes from Epinephelus lanceolatus isolate andai-2023 chromosome 1, ASM4190304v1, whole genome shotgun sequence.
AGCCAAACTATTGCTCTGCTGACTGTTTTGTCAATGTCAGCACATTGTGTTTGACTCAGATTCAGCCACAATGTgcctttcacatttttttctactATGATAGCACTTGTTGGAGCCAGTGGAGGTATTGATTGGGGCAGAATTGTGCACCGAAGACTCATTAATTTTTCATTCCCAAAGCTTGCTGAACCTTGCACTTACAAATAGCTTCCTGTATAGGTTTCATATTGATTAGAGCTTTGGGTAAGAGGGCACTTTTCATCAGAGGTTATTGAGATCATGAAGATGTTCCATGTATCCcagtaaaaaaatgttttccattTCTTTATTAATTGTCTTTTTCCTTTCCCAGGCTACATCCATGATTACATCATCCCCTCGGTGTTGCAGAACACAAAGGAGCCGGGTCATGAGCAGACCGGGCTCTCCTCTGTGCCCCTGTACTCCCCAGGTGGCAGTGGCGGGGAAGAGTTCTCTGACCATGACATGGAGCATCCAGACAGTCCCATCTCCAGTGGCACAGTTGAGTCAGACAGTAGTGGCCCTGAATTGGAGTCATGTGGCATAAATGCTTTCCTCATCTCTGATGGCCGTTCTCGCCGGAGGCCTAACCAGAGGTATCCTCACAAGGGAGGCAGCCAATCGGACAGCAGCGAGGGTGTTGGCTCGGCAGACAGCAGCCCCACCAAGGGGAAATCCAAAGGGCGCCATATGTGCGGCGAGTGTGGAAAGTCTTACGCCACGTCCTCCAATCTgagcagacacaaacagactcaCCGCAGCCTGGATAGCCAGCAGGCAAGGAAGTGTCCCACCTGCCACAAAGTGTACGTGTCCATGCCAGCATTGGCCA
Coding sequences within:
- the LOC117256648 gene encoding transcriptional repressor scratch 1-like, with the protein product MPRSFLVKQPKVHDFSSSNYYHQHQQHWDDSYTVTHAITESATNLAVRLSENGYIHDYIIPSVLQNTKEPGHEQTGLSSVPLYSPGGSGGEEFSDHDMEHPDSPISSGTVESDSSGPELESCGINAFLISDGRSRRRPNQRYPHKGGSQSDSSEGVGSADSSPTKGKSKGRHMCGECGKSYATSSNLSRHKQTHRSLDSQQARKCPTCHKVYVSMPALAMHMLTHDLKHECTVCGKAFSRPWLLQGHMRSHTGEKPFACAHCGKAFADRSNLRAHMQTHSAFKHYSCKRCHKSFALKSYLNKHYESACFKGHQPEDDFSSED